The proteins below are encoded in one region of Cucurbita pepo subsp. pepo cultivar mu-cu-16 chromosome LG10, ASM280686v2, whole genome shotgun sequence:
- the LOC111804364 gene encoding histone acetyltransferase GCN5-like isoform X1, translating to MDTHSAHLTGTNRSRSSQSPSPSHSASASATSSIHKRKLASEDHVPPFPPSFSAETRDGALTSNDDLESISARGGGADSDSDDDSDDAVVEDDEDDFDNGSSMRNFTAARLENSGAGGSASASASASAVRTTKIKPNATVKIENVDINKDGGMAGGTNAPGSAAGTTGNSLSGIVVKEDASKFFADSVQTSGAYISREENLKREEEAALLKFVCISNDGVDEHMVWLIGLKNIFARQLPNMPKEYIVRLVMDRNHKSVMVIRRNHVVGGITYRPYDSQKFGEIAFCAITADEQVKGYGTRLMNHLKQHARDVDGLTHFLTYADNNAVGYFTKQGFTKEIHLEKDRWQGYIKDYDGGILMECKIDPKLPYTDLSTMIRRQRQAIDEKIRELSNCHIVYPGLDLQKTWLFQKEAGVPKRSIKVEEIPGLKEAGWTPDQWGFSRYRALNSADGISNQKHLTAFMRSLLKQSMHDHVDAWPFKEPVDARDVPDYYEIIKDPVDLKTMSKRVESEQYYITFEMFTADVRRMFGNARTYNAPETIYYKCATRLEAHFQSRLQSGLQSANKIQP from the exons ATGGATACGCACTCCGCTCACCTTACTGGTACGAATCGTTCCCGTAGTTCTCAATCCCCTTCCCCCTCTCATTCTGCTTCCGCCTCTGCCACCTCCTCCATCCACAAGCGCAAATTGGCCTCCGAGGACCATGTCCCTCCTTTCCCTCCATCATTCTCCGCCGAAACACGCGACGGGGCGTTAACATCAAACGACGACCTTGAAAGCATCTCAGCTCGCGGTGGCGGTGCTGACTCCGACTCCGACGACGATTCCGACGATGCCGTGGTCGAGGATGATGAGGATGACTTCGACAATGGCTCTTCCATGCGCAACTTCACCGCTGCTCGACTCGAGAATAGCGGTGCTGGCGGTTCTGCTTCGGCCTCTGCCTCAGCGTCTGCTGTGCGTACAACCAAGATCAAGCCAAATGCAACAGTGAAGATCGAGAATGTGGACATCAACAAGGATGGAGGCATGGCCGGTGGAACCAATGCGCCGGGTTCAGCAGCGGGGACAACTGGAAATTCTCTGTCGGGAATTGTAGTGAAGGAAGATGCTTCGAAATTTTTTGCCGACAGTGTACAGACCAGTGGTGCCTATATTTCCAGAGAAGAGAACTTGAAGAGAGAG GAGGAAGCTGCGTTACTCAAATTTGTATGCATTTCAAACGATGGTGTTGATGAGCATATGGTTTg GTTAATTGgattgaagaatattttcgCCCGACAACTACCTAACATGCCCAAGGAATACATTGTCCGTCTTGTTATGGACAG AAACCATAAGTCGGTGATGGTTATAAGACGAAATCATGTTGTTGGTGGCATAACATATCGCCCATATGACAG TCAAAAATTTGGCGAGATAGCCTTTTGTGCTATTACAGCTGATGAGCAAGTAAAAGGATACGGTACCAGATTGATGAATCACTTAAAACAGCATGCACGTGATGTTGATGGCCTAACTCATTTTCTCACATATGCGGATAATAATGCTGTTGGCTACTTTACCAAGCAG GGATTCACGAAAGAAATACACCTGGAGAAGGACCGGTGGCAGGG GTACATAAAAGACTACGATGGAGGAATCCTTATGGAGTGCAAAATTGATCCAAAACTTCCATACACTGATCTGTCTACAATGATTCGCCGCCAGAGGCAG GCAATTGACGAAAAAATAAGAGAGCTTTCAAACTGCCACATTGTTTATCCTGGCCTTGATCTTCAAAAG ACTTGGCTGTTCCAGAAGGAGGCAGGAGTGCCCAAAAGATCCATTAAAGTTGAGGAGATCCCGGGTTTGA AGGAGGCTGGATGGACACCTGATCAATGGGGATTCTCACGTTACAGAGCCTTAAACTCTGCTGACGGGATCTCAAATCAGAAACATTTGACTGCATTCATGCGCTCACTTCTCAAG CAGTCAATGCATGACCATGTTGATGCGTGGCCATTCAAGGAACCAGTGGATGCTCGTGATGTGCctgattattatgaaattattaaggATCCAGTGG ATTTAAAGACGATGTCCAAGCGGGTGGAGTCAGAACAATATTACATTACTTTCGAGATGTTTACTGCAGATGTGAGAAGAATGTTTGGTAATGCACGCACGTATAATGCTCCCGAGACTATTTACTACAAGTGTGCAACAAG GCTGGAGGCACATTTTCAGAGTAGGCTTCAATCTGGTCTACAATCTGCTAACAAAATTCAACCATAA
- the LOC111804364 gene encoding histone acetyltransferase GCN5-like isoform X2 — translation MDTHSAHLTGTNRSRSSQSPSPSHSASASATSSIHKRKLASEDHVPPFPPSFSAETRDGALTSNDDLESISARGGGADSDSDDDSDDAVVEDDEDDFDNGSSMRNFTAARLENSGAGGSASASASASAVRTTKIKPNATVKIENVDINKDGGMAGGTNAPGSAAGTTGNSLSGIVVKEDASKFFADSVQTSGAYISREENLKREEEAALLKFVCISNDGVDEHMVWLIGLKNIFARQLPNMPKEYIVRLVMDRNHKSVMVIRRNHVVGGITYRPYDSQKFGEIAFCAITADEQVKGYGTRLMNHLKQHARDVDGLTHFLTYADNNAVGYFTKQGFTKEIHLEKDRWQGYIKDYDGGILMECKIDPKLPYTDLSTMIRRQRQAIDEKIRELSNCHIVYPGLDLQKTWLFQKEAGVPKRSIKVEEIPGLKEAGWTPDQWGFSRYRALNSADGISNQKHLTAFMRSLLKSMHDHVDAWPFKEPVDARDVPDYYEIIKDPVDLKTMSKRVESEQYYITFEMFTADVRRMFGNARTYNAPETIYYKCATRLEAHFQSRLQSGLQSANKIQP, via the exons ATGGATACGCACTCCGCTCACCTTACTGGTACGAATCGTTCCCGTAGTTCTCAATCCCCTTCCCCCTCTCATTCTGCTTCCGCCTCTGCCACCTCCTCCATCCACAAGCGCAAATTGGCCTCCGAGGACCATGTCCCTCCTTTCCCTCCATCATTCTCCGCCGAAACACGCGACGGGGCGTTAACATCAAACGACGACCTTGAAAGCATCTCAGCTCGCGGTGGCGGTGCTGACTCCGACTCCGACGACGATTCCGACGATGCCGTGGTCGAGGATGATGAGGATGACTTCGACAATGGCTCTTCCATGCGCAACTTCACCGCTGCTCGACTCGAGAATAGCGGTGCTGGCGGTTCTGCTTCGGCCTCTGCCTCAGCGTCTGCTGTGCGTACAACCAAGATCAAGCCAAATGCAACAGTGAAGATCGAGAATGTGGACATCAACAAGGATGGAGGCATGGCCGGTGGAACCAATGCGCCGGGTTCAGCAGCGGGGACAACTGGAAATTCTCTGTCGGGAATTGTAGTGAAGGAAGATGCTTCGAAATTTTTTGCCGACAGTGTACAGACCAGTGGTGCCTATATTTCCAGAGAAGAGAACTTGAAGAGAGAG GAGGAAGCTGCGTTACTCAAATTTGTATGCATTTCAAACGATGGTGTTGATGAGCATATGGTTTg GTTAATTGgattgaagaatattttcgCCCGACAACTACCTAACATGCCCAAGGAATACATTGTCCGTCTTGTTATGGACAG AAACCATAAGTCGGTGATGGTTATAAGACGAAATCATGTTGTTGGTGGCATAACATATCGCCCATATGACAG TCAAAAATTTGGCGAGATAGCCTTTTGTGCTATTACAGCTGATGAGCAAGTAAAAGGATACGGTACCAGATTGATGAATCACTTAAAACAGCATGCACGTGATGTTGATGGCCTAACTCATTTTCTCACATATGCGGATAATAATGCTGTTGGCTACTTTACCAAGCAG GGATTCACGAAAGAAATACACCTGGAGAAGGACCGGTGGCAGGG GTACATAAAAGACTACGATGGAGGAATCCTTATGGAGTGCAAAATTGATCCAAAACTTCCATACACTGATCTGTCTACAATGATTCGCCGCCAGAGGCAG GCAATTGACGAAAAAATAAGAGAGCTTTCAAACTGCCACATTGTTTATCCTGGCCTTGATCTTCAAAAG ACTTGGCTGTTCCAGAAGGAGGCAGGAGTGCCCAAAAGATCCATTAAAGTTGAGGAGATCCCGGGTTTGA AGGAGGCTGGATGGACACCTGATCAATGGGGATTCTCACGTTACAGAGCCTTAAACTCTGCTGACGGGATCTCAAATCAGAAACATTTGACTGCATTCATGCGCTCACTTCTCAAG TCAATGCATGACCATGTTGATGCGTGGCCATTCAAGGAACCAGTGGATGCTCGTGATGTGCctgattattatgaaattattaaggATCCAGTGG ATTTAAAGACGATGTCCAAGCGGGTGGAGTCAGAACAATATTACATTACTTTCGAGATGTTTACTGCAGATGTGAGAAGAATGTTTGGTAATGCACGCACGTATAATGCTCCCGAGACTATTTACTACAAGTGTGCAACAAG GCTGGAGGCACATTTTCAGAGTAGGCTTCAATCTGGTCTACAATCTGCTAACAAAATTCAACCATAA
- the LOC111804364 gene encoding histone acetyltransferase GCN5-like isoform X4: MDTHSAHLTGTNRSRSSQSPSPSHSASASATSSIHKRKLASEDHVPPFPPSFSAETRDGALTSNDDLESISARGGGADSDSDDDSDDAVVEDDEDDFDNGSSMRNFTAARLENSGAGGSASASASASAVRTTKIKPNATVKIENVDINKDGGMAGGTNAPGSAAGTTGNSLSGIVVKEDASKFFADSVQTSGAYISREENLKREEEAALLKFVCISNDGVDEHMVWLIGLKNIFARQLPNMPKEYIVRLVMDRNHKSVMVIRRNHVVGGITYRPYDSQKFGEIAFCAITADEQVKGYGTRLMNHLKQHARDVDGLTHFLTYADNNAVGYFTKQGFTKEIHLEKDRWQGYIKDYDGGILMECKIDPKLPYTDLSTMIRRQRQAIDEKIRELSNCHIVYPGLDLQKKEAGVPKRSIKVEEIPGLKEAGWTPDQWGFSRYRALNSADGISNQKHLTAFMRSLLKSMHDHVDAWPFKEPVDARDVPDYYEIIKDPVDLKTMSKRVESEQYYITFEMFTADVRRMFGNARTYNAPETIYYKCATRLEAHFQSRLQSGLQSANKIQP, from the exons ATGGATACGCACTCCGCTCACCTTACTGGTACGAATCGTTCCCGTAGTTCTCAATCCCCTTCCCCCTCTCATTCTGCTTCCGCCTCTGCCACCTCCTCCATCCACAAGCGCAAATTGGCCTCCGAGGACCATGTCCCTCCTTTCCCTCCATCATTCTCCGCCGAAACACGCGACGGGGCGTTAACATCAAACGACGACCTTGAAAGCATCTCAGCTCGCGGTGGCGGTGCTGACTCCGACTCCGACGACGATTCCGACGATGCCGTGGTCGAGGATGATGAGGATGACTTCGACAATGGCTCTTCCATGCGCAACTTCACCGCTGCTCGACTCGAGAATAGCGGTGCTGGCGGTTCTGCTTCGGCCTCTGCCTCAGCGTCTGCTGTGCGTACAACCAAGATCAAGCCAAATGCAACAGTGAAGATCGAGAATGTGGACATCAACAAGGATGGAGGCATGGCCGGTGGAACCAATGCGCCGGGTTCAGCAGCGGGGACAACTGGAAATTCTCTGTCGGGAATTGTAGTGAAGGAAGATGCTTCGAAATTTTTTGCCGACAGTGTACAGACCAGTGGTGCCTATATTTCCAGAGAAGAGAACTTGAAGAGAGAG GAGGAAGCTGCGTTACTCAAATTTGTATGCATTTCAAACGATGGTGTTGATGAGCATATGGTTTg GTTAATTGgattgaagaatattttcgCCCGACAACTACCTAACATGCCCAAGGAATACATTGTCCGTCTTGTTATGGACAG AAACCATAAGTCGGTGATGGTTATAAGACGAAATCATGTTGTTGGTGGCATAACATATCGCCCATATGACAG TCAAAAATTTGGCGAGATAGCCTTTTGTGCTATTACAGCTGATGAGCAAGTAAAAGGATACGGTACCAGATTGATGAATCACTTAAAACAGCATGCACGTGATGTTGATGGCCTAACTCATTTTCTCACATATGCGGATAATAATGCTGTTGGCTACTTTACCAAGCAG GGATTCACGAAAGAAATACACCTGGAGAAGGACCGGTGGCAGGG GTACATAAAAGACTACGATGGAGGAATCCTTATGGAGTGCAAAATTGATCCAAAACTTCCATACACTGATCTGTCTACAATGATTCGCCGCCAGAGGCAG GCAATTGACGAAAAAATAAGAGAGCTTTCAAACTGCCACATTGTTTATCCTGGCCTTGATCTTCAAAAG AAGGAGGCAGGAGTGCCCAAAAGATCCATTAAAGTTGAGGAGATCCCGGGTTTGA AGGAGGCTGGATGGACACCTGATCAATGGGGATTCTCACGTTACAGAGCCTTAAACTCTGCTGACGGGATCTCAAATCAGAAACATTTGACTGCATTCATGCGCTCACTTCTCAAG TCAATGCATGACCATGTTGATGCGTGGCCATTCAAGGAACCAGTGGATGCTCGTGATGTGCctgattattatgaaattattaaggATCCAGTGG ATTTAAAGACGATGTCCAAGCGGGTGGAGTCAGAACAATATTACATTACTTTCGAGATGTTTACTGCAGATGTGAGAAGAATGTTTGGTAATGCACGCACGTATAATGCTCCCGAGACTATTTACTACAAGTGTGCAACAAG GCTGGAGGCACATTTTCAGAGTAGGCTTCAATCTGGTCTACAATCTGCTAACAAAATTCAACCATAA
- the LOC111804364 gene encoding histone acetyltransferase GCN5-like isoform X3 gives MDTHSAHLTGTNRSRSSQSPSPSHSASASATSSIHKRKLASEDHVPPFPPSFSAETRDGALTSNDDLESISARGGGADSDSDDDSDDAVVEDDEDDFDNGSSMRNFTAARLENSGAGGSASASASASAVRTTKIKPNATVKIENVDINKDGGMAGGTNAPGSAAGTTGNSLSGIVVKEDASKFFADSVQTSGAYISREENLKREEEAALLKFVCISNDGVDEHMVWLIGLKNIFARQLPNMPKEYIVRLVMDRNHKSVMVIRRNHVVGGITYRPYDSQKFGEIAFCAITADEQVKGYGTRLMNHLKQHARDVDGLTHFLTYADNNAVGYFTKQGFTKEIHLEKDRWQGYIKDYDGGILMECKIDPKLPYTDLSTMIRRQRQAIDEKIRELSNCHIVYPGLDLQKKEAGVPKRSIKVEEIPGLKEAGWTPDQWGFSRYRALNSADGISNQKHLTAFMRSLLKQSMHDHVDAWPFKEPVDARDVPDYYEIIKDPVDLKTMSKRVESEQYYITFEMFTADVRRMFGNARTYNAPETIYYKCATRLEAHFQSRLQSGLQSANKIQP, from the exons ATGGATACGCACTCCGCTCACCTTACTGGTACGAATCGTTCCCGTAGTTCTCAATCCCCTTCCCCCTCTCATTCTGCTTCCGCCTCTGCCACCTCCTCCATCCACAAGCGCAAATTGGCCTCCGAGGACCATGTCCCTCCTTTCCCTCCATCATTCTCCGCCGAAACACGCGACGGGGCGTTAACATCAAACGACGACCTTGAAAGCATCTCAGCTCGCGGTGGCGGTGCTGACTCCGACTCCGACGACGATTCCGACGATGCCGTGGTCGAGGATGATGAGGATGACTTCGACAATGGCTCTTCCATGCGCAACTTCACCGCTGCTCGACTCGAGAATAGCGGTGCTGGCGGTTCTGCTTCGGCCTCTGCCTCAGCGTCTGCTGTGCGTACAACCAAGATCAAGCCAAATGCAACAGTGAAGATCGAGAATGTGGACATCAACAAGGATGGAGGCATGGCCGGTGGAACCAATGCGCCGGGTTCAGCAGCGGGGACAACTGGAAATTCTCTGTCGGGAATTGTAGTGAAGGAAGATGCTTCGAAATTTTTTGCCGACAGTGTACAGACCAGTGGTGCCTATATTTCCAGAGAAGAGAACTTGAAGAGAGAG GAGGAAGCTGCGTTACTCAAATTTGTATGCATTTCAAACGATGGTGTTGATGAGCATATGGTTTg GTTAATTGgattgaagaatattttcgCCCGACAACTACCTAACATGCCCAAGGAATACATTGTCCGTCTTGTTATGGACAG AAACCATAAGTCGGTGATGGTTATAAGACGAAATCATGTTGTTGGTGGCATAACATATCGCCCATATGACAG TCAAAAATTTGGCGAGATAGCCTTTTGTGCTATTACAGCTGATGAGCAAGTAAAAGGATACGGTACCAGATTGATGAATCACTTAAAACAGCATGCACGTGATGTTGATGGCCTAACTCATTTTCTCACATATGCGGATAATAATGCTGTTGGCTACTTTACCAAGCAG GGATTCACGAAAGAAATACACCTGGAGAAGGACCGGTGGCAGGG GTACATAAAAGACTACGATGGAGGAATCCTTATGGAGTGCAAAATTGATCCAAAACTTCCATACACTGATCTGTCTACAATGATTCGCCGCCAGAGGCAG GCAATTGACGAAAAAATAAGAGAGCTTTCAAACTGCCACATTGTTTATCCTGGCCTTGATCTTCAAAAG AAGGAGGCAGGAGTGCCCAAAAGATCCATTAAAGTTGAGGAGATCCCGGGTTTGA AGGAGGCTGGATGGACACCTGATCAATGGGGATTCTCACGTTACAGAGCCTTAAACTCTGCTGACGGGATCTCAAATCAGAAACATTTGACTGCATTCATGCGCTCACTTCTCAAG CAGTCAATGCATGACCATGTTGATGCGTGGCCATTCAAGGAACCAGTGGATGCTCGTGATGTGCctgattattatgaaattattaaggATCCAGTGG ATTTAAAGACGATGTCCAAGCGGGTGGAGTCAGAACAATATTACATTACTTTCGAGATGTTTACTGCAGATGTGAGAAGAATGTTTGGTAATGCACGCACGTATAATGCTCCCGAGACTATTTACTACAAGTGTGCAACAAG GCTGGAGGCACATTTTCAGAGTAGGCTTCAATCTGGTCTACAATCTGCTAACAAAATTCAACCATAA